GGCCGGGGCTAGTGAAGCGCTGCTACAAGGACCGCGCGGTGATCGGCAACCTCTACCGTGACGGGCTGGAAGGACTGGCTGCCCGGCGGAGCTGCCGGATGAAGGTCTGCGACTGTTACATCGGTTATATTCATATGCCCGAGCTGGGCCTGGAGCAGATTTACGGCTCCGGCCTGCTGGAGCGGATTCCTTACGGCGCAGGGAGGACAGAGTAATGACTACTGGTAAGTTACAGGCACACAAGACCTCTGCCGGGTTAACAATATGGCTTACCGGTCTGTCGGGAGCGGGCAAGTCTACGCTTGCCGCGCTGCTCACAGACCGGCTCCGGGAGCAGGGCCAGGCGGTGGAATGGCTGGACGGCGATGAGCTGCGGCGCAGCCTGGGGCGGGGACTCGGCTTCAGCCGCGAGGACCGGTTCGAGAACATCCGCAGAGCGGTGTACCTCGCCGGGATGCTGAACCGGCATGGCGTGATTACCGTGGTCTCGGTAATCAGCCCTTATGCCGGGATGCGCAGCTATGCCCGGCAGGAATTGCCGGGCTTCGTCGAGGTCTATGTGGACTGCCCGCTCCCCGTCTGCGAAGCGCGGGATGTCAAAGGGCTGTACGCCAAGGCCCGCTCCGGTGAGCTCCCGGCCTTCACCGGGATCTCCGATCCCTATGAAGCTCCGGCTGACCCGGAGCTGACGCTGCACACAGCGGAGCGTACACCGGAGCAATGCATGGAAGAGCTGATCAGCTGGCTCACGGAGCATCGGCTTTATCGGCTCTGATGGAATAGAGCAGACGAAATAAGGAGGGGCATTAATGCCCCTCCTTTGTTTATTTGGCGCGTGTCCGGGGAATTCGGGGGCACTAATGCTCCTCATTTGCTCGTTTAGCCCGCATCTGCTGAATTCAGGTGCACTAATGCTCCTCATTCGCTCGTTTAGCCCGCATCCGTGGAATTAAGGGGCACTAGTGGACTCCTGTCAAGAAAGTAGACAAAACCTACAACGTTTTTCGCTTAAATGTGGCTGCAAACTGAACCGGAGAAACGTACCCCAGTGCCCCATGGATTCGTTTACGGTTGTAGAAAAATTCAATGTACTGGAAAATGGCATCATACGCCTGTTGCTTCGTTTTAAATCGATTCCAGTACACCAACTCTTTTTTTAAGAGGCTGTGAAAAGATTCGATACAGGCGTTATCATAACAGTTTCCTTTGCGGCTCATGCTTGCGGTCATCTGGTACGTCTTTAGGCGTTCCCGGTAGTCTGCAGAGGCGTACTGGGAGCCTCGATCCGAATGGTGAATCAAGCCCTTTCCGGGGCGTTTGGCCTGGTAGGCAGCGTCCAGAGCGCCCTGTACGAGGTCAGTGGTCATCCGGTCGCTAAGCCGCCAGCCGACAATCTCCCGGGTACACAGGTCCAGCACGCTCGCCAAGTACATTCGTCCTTCCCGGCAGGGAATGTAGGTGATATCCGCTACCCACGTCTGGTTCGGCTTTTCCGTGTGAAATTGCTGGTTTAACAAGTTGGGGGCAATGGGTAGCGGATGGTTGGAGTCGGTGGTGCATACGCGAAATCTCTTTGCGACACAAGAGCGCAGCCCCAGTTCTTTCATGTACTTGCCTACCGTGCGTTCACTGACCTGGTGCCCTTCACGCACTAGGAGAACCTTGATTTTGGGGCTGCCATAGCGACCCTTAGAGTCGTGAAAATGATAGGCAATCCGCTTTAGCAACAAGGCTTTACGAGTGGCTTGAGGGCTGGGCTTCGCTGTTCTCCATTTGTAATACCCGCTCCGGGACACCTGAAAGACACTGCACATCTTCTCCACGCGGAACTCGGAGCGATGATCTTCAATAAACCGAAATCTCAGTTCTTTGGATTGCTGAAGATGTGCACGGCTTTTTTTAGGATGGCCATCTCCTCTGTCAGGTCTGCGAGTTCTTGCTCCCGCTCCTTCAGTTGACGTTCCAGCTCTCTGTATTTGTCTGGAGTAATGATGGGCTCATTCTCAAACTGCCGGTACTGACCTAGCCATTTATGCAACGTTTTGGCGGGGACATCCAGCTCCAGGGCCAATTCCGCCACCGTTTTCGTCTGCTCCTGGATGTACTTTACGGCCTGTCTTTTGTATTCTTCATTGTAGCTTCTCCGTGTTCCACTCATGCGGACACCTCCTCGTTAAACTCATTATCTCTATTCTCTTAACGGGTGTCCACGGTTAACACTAACAGCACTAGTGCTCCTCATTTGCTCATTTGGCGCATACCCGCTGAATTCAGGGGCACTAGTGCCCCTCATTTACTCATTTGACGCGTATCGCTGAATTCGGGAGCCCGATGAGGAGGATGGATTAAAAGAGTGAAGTCATTGAAACCAATTCTATGCGAAATACCGAACACAATTGCTGCTCCGAGGGTAAACGGGCCCAATGTATATGAAAAACCGAATACAATAGTGTAGGTAGGTCCGTCTTATTAATCCACTCCAGATTATTTGCGCGAGTTAGATTGACGTCGCAGGAGAATCAGTACAGCGCCTCCAAGGACTATGATTCCGGCACCCGCTCCGGCGTATAGCAGCCAAGGTGCAGAGTTTGTTTCAGGCACAGCCGTTGGATTATTTTCATTTGTTTTATTTTTTTCAGTTGTTGCGTTATTTTCAGATGTTGAATTATTAGCTGAGGTTGAATTGTTACCAGAGACCGCCCCTGGATCATCAGCGATCCCGGGCGGCTCCGTGGGCGAAACCCCTGACATGCCGGCGCCAAGCTCATTCAGATCCTCCTGGGCAACAGAGGATAATGCGGTCCGGCTGCAGAAGCTGACTGTAAGCTTAGCTGTTCCTTCCTCACCTGCCGCTTCCTCTCCGCCTGCATACACGATGTAGCGTTCTCCCTTGGTGAACTGGAAGCCGCAGCTTTCCTCCGCCTGTGCGGTAGTTACCGTCACTTGTTCCCCTACTTCACCCTTCCACCGGACTCCCACTTGAAAGGTTACCTGTACCGGATCAGCGCTGGACTGCATCAGTTTAAATTTCTCTTTAATGGAGACTACCGTTCCCTCAAAAACAGCGGCACTCTTCTCCATTGCTTCCATCGGCGGCGGAGACACTACACAAGAACAGGCATAGGTAACCTGCGGGCGCACAGTCAGCAGTGTCATGAAGACAATTAGCGCACAGAGAGCCATCAGCCAGGCGCTCCGTATTTTCCTTCTCGTTACCATCATCATCACGCTCCTCATAGCCCTCAGACGGAAGCTTCCAGAGAAAGGTTACACACGCCCGCCCTCTACTCCCCTGCCTCAATCTCCCGCGCAATGGCGGTGAGCCGCTGCATTCCCTCGCGCAGCATGGCTTCACTTGCGAATGAGTAGCTAAGACGCAGCCAGGACTTCATCTCCCCCAGCGGATCGCAGAGCTCACCGGGAACGAAGGAGATGGACTGCTCCAGGCAACGGGCCAGCAGTTTAGTTACCGGAATACTGTCCGGCAGCTTGACCCACAGATTGAGTCCGCCCGGCGGAGTAGTCCATTCCCAGCCGGTGGCCGCAAGCTCCTCCTCCATAATCTCCTTGTGCACTTGAAGGGCAATCCGCAGCTTGCCGAGATGCTGCTGTAAGCGCGGCGAGGTGTAATAATGCAGGAAAATCTTCTGATTCAGCAGCGGCGTCCCGTTGTCCGCCAAGGACTTGGCCGCGATCAGCCGTTCCATGAACGGGTAACGGCAGGCCACCGCACAGATCCGCAGGCCGGGAGCCACATATTTGCTGAAGCTGCTGATATACATGACCCAGCCCTCCGTATCATAGGCGAAGAATGGTGGGGGCGGCTCTTCCCCGAAGTACATATCACGGAACGGATCATCCTCCACGATCAGGCAGCGGTAGCGCTCCGCAAGCTCCACCAGGAGCTTACGCTGCTTCGCCGGAACCGTATACCCCGTCGGGTTATGATGGGTCGGGTTGATGTAGAACATCCGCGGCTTAGCCTTGCGCATCAGCTCCTCCACTGCCGCCAGATCATAGCCCTGCGGTGAGACCTCCACGGCTATCAGCCGCGCCCCTGCCCGCTTGAAAATATCCAGCGCCACACTATACGTAGGCCGCTCCACCAGCACAGCATCCATCGGACCGAGCATGATCCCGGCAATCAGATTGATGGCCTGTTGTGCGCCCGAGGTAATCAGCAGCTCGCGGGCCGACAGCTGGAGCTTATACCGCTCCCCGAAATGGCTGCTCAGCGTAACACGCAGCTCTTCATCCCCTTCCACGGATGAGTAGGTGCCCATGACCTTCGGGTAGAGGTCGAATACTTTTTTGACATAATCGGACAGGAACAGGTTCGGCAGCAGCCCCGGATCAATCAACGCCTGAGAGAACCGGTACGTGACCGGCAGCCGCTGAATATCGGACATCGGGCTCCTGACCATATATCCGGGCACTGCCGTCCCTTCGTCCGCCGGAGGGTTAAACCTGCTGCCCGGCGCCACATAATAACCGGATTTGTCTTTGACATACAGCTTGCCGCTCTCGGTAAGCGCCCGGTAGGCCTTGAACACTGTCAGCCGGTGAACTCCCAGCTCCTCCGCCAGCAGCCGGATCGACGGCAGCTTATCATCAGCCCTCCACTCCCCGCGCTCCATCCGGTTCAGCATGAACTCATAGACTTGGCGGAATAAGGGACTATTCTGCCCGGCTTCTGCTATTTTTTTCATCAAAAAACTACCGCCTTTCTGCAACATATACCGGGGCTCCCCCCGCTCCATCGCTCCATATTCACTCAACACGGCTCCTGCTGACGCCTGCCGGCTCCTGCACATCATCGCACGCTCCGCCGCTAACTTCTCTTTGTCCTATTGTACAGCATTCCCCTCCGCAACTGTTCTACTATCTCCAATCTGTTCTGTGCCTATGAGGATATGATTAATTGAAATCTTGTAAGAGGGTGGCACACTGCCACCGCAAAGGGGAACTGAACCATGATTCTGTTAGCTTATTCACTTGTCTGTCTGATCTTCGGCACTACCTTCCTGGCCATCAAAATCGGCGTAGACGCCGGAGCGCCGCCCTTCTTCTCTGCGGGACTGCGTTTTTTCGTGGCGGGTGCGGTGCTGTTCCTGTTCATGGTTCTGAAGGGAAAAGCCCGCTTCTCCCTGCTGCTGCGCAAGGAAATGCTGCTCACGGGAGCAGCCCTGACCTTCGGTACCTTCGCCGCGCTCTATTGGGCGGAACAATATGTATCCTCCGGGCTTGCTGCCGTATTGTCAGCTACCGGACCGATGATGATTCTGCTGATGCAGACGGCCTTCCTGCGCCAAAAAGCTCCCGCCTACTCCCTGCTCGGCTGTATCATCGGGTTCACCGGAGTCCTGTTGCTGGTGCTGCCCAGTCTGGCGGATGACGTCACTCCGCTCTGGTTAATCGGCTGTGTGGTGGTGCTGATTGGGGAACTCTGCTACGCGGCGGGGGCGATCTATTCCAAAAAAGTAATCACCGCCTTCTCCTCCGAGTCACCCGTGGCCCTTAACGCAGCCCAGATGATGTACGGCGGGGCGCTGCTGTTCATCGTCTCCTTGTTCACTGAGCCGCTGCACCCGTCCTTCCTGTTATCGTTCGAGACCGCCGGTTCCCTGCTCTACCTGACCGTTGTCGGCTCCATGGTTGGACATACCCTGTTCTACTGGCTCGTTTCCAAGACGAATCCGGTCTTTCCGTCCACCTGGCTGTATGTCTCACCGCCGATTGCCGTCGGCGTAGGCTTCCTGTTCTATAACGAAGCGGTCACCTGGGTAACGCTGCTTGGCGTGTTCACAATTATATCCGGAACCATCCTTGTGAATGCTGGCGCTCTGAAGCAGCTGTTCACCAAGCCTAAACCGGTAATCCCCGTTTTGCCAAAAGCAAGCGTTGAACCCCTGGTTCAGGAGTAACTATCTGCGCTTCCCCCTAACACAAACAGCCTGCACCCTGACTTAAAGGGATGCAGGCTGTTCTTTTATCTTAACAGGATTCGCGCCGATGGGCGTCTATGGCTGCTCTTCTGAGCTGAAATACAAATTCAGCGGCAATTCTTTATCGCTATCCAGGCTATTTGCCATTCTATAGGTGATGAACAACTTGTCATCACCCTCGCCGTGCGTCCAGGATTCTTCTACTGCTCCAGTCAGCGGCTTCAATGGGAAGGTCATCCCGTCAATCGACTGGAGTGATTCCTCTACTTTGTCAGCCTCTGCCTCATCTCCTGGTTTGTATTGGTTCAGGAAAGCACGTACCAGCTCTCTCGCATCCTCATACCCGCTGTCCGATCTGGGAAAAACCGTCCCGATCCGGTAACCGGTAATCTTACCGTTTGTGACATCTGCCGTCATCTGCTGGATGAATTCTTTTTGATTGACGGTCAGTTTCTCGTCCAGCATCAGTGTACCCAAGGTTGTATCGTACGCTTGAGCAGCAGCCTTCATTCCCAGAGTAGTAAGCCCTTCTTCAAGCGGCTGCTTGAATACGGCCCGGTGCTTCTCTACCTGTGTGAACAGCTCGTTATATTGGGGTGTATCCTTGCTGCAGCCCGCCGTCAATAAGGAAAGAACCACTATTCCACAGATGAGCAAAAAGTATGATCGTCTCAATTGAATACACCTCCTTGTCTTTCACTTACCTAGAAATCAAACACTAGGAAAGTTATTTTATATTATATGTCCAACTTGGTTTACAAGATGCCAGTAACTTCAAAATGATGATTAGTACCATTTACATTTATATCATATGATACTCCGCATACCCAAGCTATACCTCCTCCTACAAGATAAACCCTATTGCTGCTTAATGCATTATATCCAGTATATTTTGTTCCCAGTATGGGCGAACTGACACTTGTGGTTACTTCATGTCGAAAAGGAAAATTGTTTGCTTCAGGAGCAGCAGTATACCCAGGATAAGTAAGGAGTGTTCCAAAAGTAACCCATGTTGCTTTAAAATTACCTATGTTATATCCGCTGTTAGCATACGCTGTAACATCTTGACGTAGAGGGCGCATGTACGTAAGATTGTTAAACTGATCATAATGTGCAGTAAATATACTAACGGAACTTAATCCGTAACCGATTGTCCCTGGTGTCCCAGTTGGTTTACCCGCCTCACCTATAGCACTTATTGCATTTGCTTTTGAGATTGGCAATACCGTAGTAACACTTATATCTCCACTGTCCAATTCATTCCAAATTCTAATGGCTTCACCATGAATCTCTCCACCACGCATTGTTTCAATATTTTGAGTTGCAGGTACATACTGTACTGCACTGTCCTGATCAAGAGTTGCACCCTGCTCACGCAACCAGTTTATAGTCACTTCAGGCAGTTCATTAATGCTCATGATCGCCGTCTCAGCGGCAGACATACTATCAACAACAGTTCTAAATTCTTTATTTTCCAGATTATTTTCCATTGCAAAGGCATTTAAAGGTATGAAGATCAGTATAGCAACAACCATGATCGAAACTAGTCTTTTCATAATTTACTCTCCCCTGCGTTTTTTTGAAAATTTTTTCATCTAGGATGGCCACCCACTAAACCTTACCATATATGTGATATAAATAAACGTTATTTAATCCATATATTAGAAAATAGTAGTTAACTCCTAAACGTTATGTATATATTCGACAATTAATACTATTAACCGACATATTTAGAAAATAAGAATTCATAATCCTTTTAGCAATCGCTTTTTCATAAAAGTTTCTTATTACATAAATCTTCAGTTAAAGAAAGCTTGTCTATGAATTGCTAACTGGTGGAGCAAAATACATTTTCGCGGCATTCCTTTCATCCTGTGAAAAATATAGCAGACTACTCTAAAAATCAAACACTCTCCCTTGACCACTGGACACACAAAAACAAGGGCCTCCCTAAAGTCCGGCGGGACTTCGGGAAACCCTTGTCTGTGATCATCTTATGCTTATGCGTCATCCGCTGTTCATTCGCCGCTTAACGGATGCGCCCCTGGTTTCTGAGCAACTCGCTGTCAACCTTCGCCTTCTCATCAACAAGGCTGCCAGGCCGTGCACCTTCTTGTCTGGCTGCTTCCTGTGCCTGCCGTTCCTCCAGGTCTTGGAGCCTGCGGTCGGCTGTATGATCCGGCATCTTGTCGATGCCGTTACGCGTGCCGGAATACAGATCCCCTGTCATTCCCGGCCGCTTCATATCCTCCACTGCGCTGCGCTCCGGGAGATCATGCTCCGTGGCTGAATTCATCGTGTCCAGCCCGGTATCATGTCTGCCTTCCAGACCTGAGCCATTGAACGCCGCATCCACCGCGTCTGTTACGGAGTCCCGTGGAGCATTCACATCCGCAGCCGCCCCCGCAGTGCCGGTATCGCTCATATAGCGGTCAGCATTCGCCGAATTATGGTTGCGGAATACAGTGTATACGTCCTGTTCGCGGGAGATATCTGCATCCACCATGACCAAAATGCGTCCTTCGTCCACATAGTTGTCATAGCTCGCAGCTTCATCCTCAGGGATGCCCAGTCCGATCAGCCCGCCGACCAGACCGCCCGTTCCTGCGCCTACGGCTACTCCGGTCAGGGTGGCTGCTATCGGCCCCGCTGCGATAATCGGCCCGATGCCCGGAATCGCCAGAGCGCCGATGCCTGCCAGCAGTCCGGTTACACCGCCGAGGATACCGCCGGTCGCCGCCCCGGAAGCCATCCCCTCCGGCACCTTCGTCCCGGTCTCATCATTAATCGCTTCCACATCACGTTTATTTCTCGCTATCACTGAGATATCCTCTGTCAGAAAGCCTTGCGCCTTCAAATCTTCAATGGCCCGTGAAGCTTCATGCTCTGTATGGAACACACCTACAATTTTCTTATTCATAACGATTCCCTCCTGGTAGCTGTTTTAGGTTGTTAATTACTTAACCAAACCCTTCTCCGCGAAACTGGTAACTTTCGATCTTGAGCCGGTTCCGCAAAAAAATTTATGAAACAGGAAATTGCCCGCCGGACACATTTTCCACAAATTCAGTGATTTGAAGTCAACTTAGATTACACTGAATTCTCCGGTTCATGGCAGTTATTAAGCCTTTGGGAACAATGCTCCAATCTCCTTACAGCGCGGCCAAAAGAGACTATACTCCTCGTATAACAGGTAAGCTACTCTTATAGAATTCAGGGGGAAACCGCGATGAATATGCGTCTGAAGGTACTTAAGAAGCATCTGCTCTTCTGCTGCAGTGAGCACTGCAATAACCAGGATGTAGAGGATGTCATGCAGGAATTCAAGGAGCAACTGGTGGAGCAAGGGATCAACAAGACGGTCAAAATCAACAAAACCAGCTGTCTCGGCCTATGCGGCAATGGACCTTTTGTCATCGTGTATCCGGACGGGGTCTGGTATTACAATGTAACGACGGAGGATGTGGCCCGTATCGTGGAGGAGCATTTAGTGAACGGTCAGCCCGTAGAAGAGCTGGTTATGCTCAAAATGGAAGCCTGAGTCCCAGCGTCCCCAGCCTGCCCGCCTTCAGCCTCATACTCCTGGTCCCTTCCCTCCCGGGCTGGGACTATTTGCGGTTGTCCGGCCCTCCTCCTTCTGAGGTATACTAGAGGTATATGTTCAATAGGAGTGCCAACATCCTTTTAGGAAATGAGGCTGCAAGCATGACAGTATTCAAATATAACGCCCATCGCCCCCACCGGGCCAATCCTGACTTATATCTGCATTACTGGGGCCAGGAGCAGTGCGCACCCGGTCATTCGTTCGGACCCGGGGTGCGAAGCCTGTACAAAATTCACTTCATACACGCCGGAACCGGCAAGGTAACCGTCGGTGAAGCCACCCATACATTGAACGCAGGGCAGGCCTTCCTCACTTATCCGCATGTGGTCACGCATTATGCCGCAGATCAGGCTGACCCGTGGCTGTATTCCTGGATTGCTTTTACGGGGGAAGAGGCAAGTTATCTGCTGTCACGGACTTCGCTTACCCCGGAGCAGCCGGTGTTCCCGATGGACCAGGTGCTGATGCCCTCGCTGTCCGCCAGGTTATCGGAGACGGGGAGCAGCGGGGAGCTGCTGGACCTGCCGCTGAAGGTGATGCTCTATGAGTTCTTCTCGCTGCTGCTGCGCACGGTTCCGGCTGCAGGCAGCCCGGCTCCGCGCAGCAGAAGTGTCTATGTCGAGCAATGCCTGCATTACCTTCAAGCCCACTACGCCGAGAATGTGACGATGGAGAGCCTGTCCGCTTCCCTGAAGCTGGACCGCAAATATATGTCGGCGCTGTTCAAGCGGACGGTCGGCTTGCCTCCGCAGCAATATCTGCTCCAATTCCGCATGTCTAAGGCTTGCGAGCTGCTGACGGAGACTGGCTGCACTATCGGGGAGATCTCGCAATCGGTGGGGTATCAGGATGCCTTGCTGTTCTCCCGGATGTTCAAGAAGGTGAAGGGCTGCTCGCCCAAAGAATACCGGCTCCGCCATGCAGATACGGACATTGTGCTATAAAAATCATCCTTGCTGACATACGATTGAAAGCGTTTATCCGCTACAATTAGGGAGGTATGAAGTCCCGCACAACTTACACTTAGGAGGAATCCAATATGTATATCGCCAATCCTGAACGCTATGGCACGATGAAATATAACCGCACCGGACGCAGCGGACTGTTGCTCCCGGCCATCTCCCTCGGGCTGTGGCATAATTTCGGCGGCAATGATGTATATGAGAACGGCCGTGCGATGGTCCGCCGGGCCTTTGACTTAGGGATCACCCACTTCGACCTTGCCAATAACTACGGCCCGCCTGCCGGCTCTGCGGAAGAGAGCTTCGGCC
The window above is part of the Paenibacillus sp. FSL H8-0048 genome. Proteins encoded here:
- a CDS encoding AraC family transcriptional regulator, whose protein sequence is MTVFKYNAHRPHRANPDLYLHYWGQEQCAPGHSFGPGVRSLYKIHFIHAGTGKVTVGEATHTLNAGQAFLTYPHVVTHYAADQADPWLYSWIAFTGEEASYLLSRTSLTPEQPVFPMDQVLMPSLSARLSETGSSGELLDLPLKVMLYEFFSLLLRTVPAAGSPAPRSRSVYVEQCLHYLQAHYAENVTMESLSASLKLDRKYMSALFKRTVGLPPQQYLLQFRMSKACELLTETGCTIGEISQSVGYQDALLFSRMFKKVKGCSPKEYRLRHADTDIVL
- a CDS encoding aminotransferase-like domain-containing protein; this translates as MKKIAEAGQNSPLFRQVYEFMLNRMERGEWRADDKLPSIRLLAEELGVHRLTVFKAYRALTESGKLYVKDKSGYYVAPGSRFNPPADEGTAVPGYMVRSPMSDIQRLPVTYRFSQALIDPGLLPNLFLSDYVKKVFDLYPKVMGTYSSVEGDEELRVTLSSHFGERYKLQLSARELLITSGAQQAINLIAGIMLGPMDAVLVERPTYSVALDIFKRAGARLIAVEVSPQGYDLAAVEELMRKAKPRMFYINPTHHNPTGYTVPAKQRKLLVELAERYRCLIVEDDPFRDMYFGEEPPPPFFAYDTEGWVMYISSFSKYVAPGLRICAVACRYPFMERLIAAKSLADNGTPLLNQKIFLHYYTSPRLQQHLGKLRIALQVHKEIMEEELAATGWEWTTPPGGLNLWVKLPDSIPVTKLLARCLEQSISFVPGELCDPLGEMKSWLRLSYSFASEAMLREGMQRLTAIAREIEAGE
- a CDS encoding DMT family transporter; the encoded protein is MILLAYSLVCLIFGTTFLAIKIGVDAGAPPFFSAGLRFFVAGAVLFLFMVLKGKARFSLLLRKEMLLTGAALTFGTFAALYWAEQYVSSGLAAVLSATGPMMILLMQTAFLRQKAPAYSLLGCIIGFTGVLLLVLPSLADDVTPLWLIGCVVVLIGELCYAAGAIYSKKVITAFSSESPVALNAAQMMYGGALLFIVSLFTEPLHPSFLLSFETAGSLLYLTVVGSMVGHTLFYWLVSKTNPVFPSTWLYVSPPIAVGVGFLFYNEAVTWVTLLGVFTIISGTILVNAGALKQLFTKPKPVIPVLPKASVEPLVQE
- a CDS encoding transposase, coding for MSGTRRSYNEEYKRQAVKYIQEQTKTVAELALELDVPAKTLHKWLGQYRQFENEPIITPDKYRELERQLKEREQELADLTEEMAILKKAVHIFSNPKN
- a CDS encoding IS3 family transposase produces the protein MQRAGTSTEGAGARTRRPDRGDGHPKKSRAHLQQSKELRFRFIEDHRSEFRVEKMCSVFQVSRSGYYKWRTAKPSPQATRKALLLKRIAYHFHDSKGRYGSPKIKVLLVREGHQVSERTVGKYMKELGLRSCVAKRFRVCTTDSNHPLPIAPNLLNQQFHTEKPNQTWVADITYIPCREGRMYLASVLDLCTREIVGWRLSDRMTTDLVQGALDAAYQAKRPGKGLIHHSDRGSQYASADYRERLKTYQMTASMSRKGNCYDNACIESFHSLLKKELVYWNRFKTKQQAYDAIFQYIEFFYNRKRIHGALGYVSPVQFAATFKRKTL
- a CDS encoding (2Fe-2S) ferredoxin domain-containing protein, with the translated sequence MNMRLKVLKKHLLFCCSEHCNNQDVEDVMQEFKEQLVEQGINKTVKINKTSCLGLCGNGPFVIVYPDGVWYYNVTTEDVARIVEEHLVNGQPVEELVMLKMEA
- the cysC gene encoding adenylyl-sulfate kinase, with product MTTGKLQAHKTSAGLTIWLTGLSGAGKSTLAALLTDRLREQGQAVEWLDGDELRRSLGRGLGFSREDRFENIRRAVYLAGMLNRHGVITVVSVISPYAGMRSYARQELPGFVEVYVDCPLPVCEARDVKGLYAKARSGELPAFTGISDPYEAPADPELTLHTAERTPEQCMEELISWLTEHRLYRL